TGGAGTGAGTACATAAATAGCAAATGCTACCATCCACACCAGTAATCGTCCCATTTTCTCATTTTCGTTCTTtcaccaataaatgtctcatttgtattttttattactttggtgatggaccccacattccactaaatttATTTCTCCCACGTTTCACTATAAACTACTCTCtgtccacctttcctttttaatttatcccaCTTAAGATgttaatttttcatatttagaaaCAAATTCATCTCTCATTAAAACACCCAACTACTTTTCCTCTCTCCACTATATTTCACTAAATAATTTTTCCTAAAAGTCCGTGCCACTCAATATTGTGGAcctcttgagtgggacggaggtagtaatatactccctccattgtGCAGTAGTTGAGTTAAGTCATtccattttctgcactcgttttagaaaaactatactctctccgtccccaaagaatatgaactttgggttcggcacgagttttaatgcaaaattgggaaagtaagagagaggtagagagaaaaagtaattaaagtattgttagtggagaatgagtctcacctcattagagtgaaaatagtttccaaaattggaaagtgcatatacTTGTGGGACGgcctaaaaaggaaagagtgcatattcttgtgggacggagatagtaataaatagttaaagcaCTGAaacagtaaagtaaaagagagaataatataaataagactcttttctactttattatgtCACATATTTTACTCTGTTCATTTTAACTATtcattatcattttttctaaaacgtaaataagactcttatctaCTTTATTATGTAGATAGGACGCACACATTTTCACTACCCTTTTCCATCCACTTtatactacatttcttaaagcAGGGTTGGGTCAAATTTGGCCTTAATTGTGGTAAATGGATTAATGAAtaccataataaaaaaaatatgaaatctaCCAAAAAACATGACTAAATAACCGTGTGGAGAGACTCATTTCTTCCGAGAAAATAAAGAATTCCCCTAGAGTTGCAAACACAAAACAACGATCACTCAACACGAATGTCTGGCAAAACTCATTTCTTCCCAAATTCTATCTCTACCTAAGCATAAAATATGATCATCATAACAGCagcaatttttcaattttttcaatttttcactCTCTTCACTTCCTCATCATCTCTTGATCTCAGCAGCATTTTATCAAACACAAAACAGGCATTCCAATTTTCCAATCGATATATATTACTCacaacttaaaaaaattataatgcgATATACATATTAAAGAAATACCAAAAACAGGCGATGGATCATTGGAGAAAATATCCAGACAAGAAGAGAGCAAACCCCAAAAGCAAACCCCCATAGATGAGCAGAAGTTTCTGGCCAGACGTCAGCGCGTTCCCTCCCAATCCAAACTGCTGATTCTGCTCGAACCCCGCAATCTCCATTCTCTTACTCTCAAAGAAGCTCTGCGACGCGCCGCACGTCGGGCACCTCCAATCTTCTGGAAGCTTCTCGAAGGGCAGCCCCGGCGGAATTGGGTACGACGGGTCTCCCGCGCTCTCGCTATATTTATACCCGCAGGATCTGCACTCGTAGATTCCCGTGTTCACGACCGCGAATTTCTCCTCGAACCGTCTCGCGTCGAGATTcgattccggttccggttccttaTCCTCGGTCGGGGCCGGCGGATCCTTGTCTTCTTTGGAGACGTCGATAGATTTGATGGATGTGATAATTTTGGGACGGCGGAGAAGCTTGGGAAATGCGGTGGGAGTAATGAAGAGCAGCCGCGGCGGCGACGGTGGGGGTGGAGAAGGGGCGGAGATGGTGAAGAGTGTGGAGGAAGAAGGTCTGGTGGTAGAGGAAGAAGACATTATCATCATTTTTCTTCAGTTATTTTTGGGgcctcttttttcatttttgttgttttggttgTGGTTgcaattttgtaaaataaaggaaaattatTCCTTATGTGGCTCCAAATTTGCCAGGGATACACATAAATTTCTTAGTAGTATAAGGTTTATTTATACCATGTTAATTCGAAGAAGGCAAATTATACATCTCCGAAATattgagttttaatatttaCGTTAAATTAATACctcaataattaatatataaataaatagttgtatgtcatttgtattttttaaatcaatGACATTGAGGTGTGGTATAATCCACAAAAATATGTTAAACTTGTTAATGACTTTAATAATAATGAAGAGACTGAAATTCGGTAATACTATATATTTGAACAATAAATCAATCCTGATCAATATTCTAATAAcctttataatttaaattaagcTCAATTTAATTATCTCAAAAGTCTACTAGCAAGCCCATTAAAACTTTATTTATAGGAAATTACAATCAATATTCCATCATCGAGCAAATTTTCCTCCTACACCTAAGGGACTTTGATTCTCTCTATGCATTAGATGcgatatattttctttttcctatATTTAGAATTTGATATTTCAATGATAATGTAACATTCAAATTTCGAGTAATGGTTGTATAAGATTTCGAGATTCAAAACTTTTAGTGGAGTGACGGGAGCACAAGCCTTCGTCTACAAAGAAAAGTGCAAATAAAAGGTATTCATGTGATTTCTAGGAGCATGCCTATGAGCCTTTTATTTCAAATAAGTTGTTTGTCAACTTGCATGCGTTTTAGAGTAGATTAATTTCATGAATTAACATGCAATTTTTGGAAGTCatccttgggccgataatttaatCCTGgagaattatttattatattctcGGAATAATTTGAAGTACggaataaatataattgcgaagggaaatagttgcgataattaaCTTATGCGCTTGAATAATGTTGAGGTTCTGTAATTCGATATCGTGGaggaaatacgaggagccaaagGAGGAAGTATTggtgtaagcggccgaccggcgtcgtacgcgacgccttgggcgaccaccgaataataaaaaatgtacgaaaaccgagaaacgagataaaaaaCTTTAACtagagtgcatgcattttaaatgttttctttcttgagagttatgtgtactttaattttctcaaaaggtggttcgcacgctcgttaaagtcggatcAAGAAGTTTGTTAAGGAAActactaagcttttgaggtgggctttattacttaaattcctttatttgcaatgatatgtatatggtgagataagggtggtttaaatgttcTGTCATgctgtattttatgttttgaattgcttatctgattgtctactagaataatgttctactagactttgatggttaacgaattcgggtcttgTAACACCCTGACTTTTTCTACCATTTTATTGTGTTCTcgaaaggaccgtcgtttgtgcacttgaaaatttttcgaccttgtttcttttgtcgagagaagaattttactttttgagccaaacaattattctttcctagcccaatttgaaactTAATTGTTATGCGCCCAAAACCTTTTTAATTCTTTCTCATTTGAGCCCAAAATTAGTCtcttaattttaaattcaaGGATATCTATCACTCTTCAATATCAAATCCACGATAGTTatctaaaatctctccaaccaccaaatccatcaatatctatcagttttgcctatatatatatccaatcaattCCACAATTTAAACCATTCCCTCAAAATTCCAACCAAGAAACAAAacgtgagggagagagagacgaCATAAGTTCCAGCAGCGAGGGACAACAAGAAAACGAGGATCATTCCCCGCCACATTCAGCGCAGAGGATTCTGGAATTGGCTGGCAATGCAGCGAGGACGACGGTGTGGTTCTAAACGGGGCGATAGAGATGTGTCGAACAGCGGCGGACCGTAGCAGCAGTTGTTGCGGCTGCTCATGACGAACAGCAGCTATGATGACGGAGAATTACACGAGGCAGCGGCGGCGTGAATTGTGTGAGAGAGGTAGGAAGGAATTTGAGTTTCTCTGATTTTAGTTTTGGAATTTTTGGGTGGGTTCATTGTTTAAGATTTacagtagagagagagtgaggagAACAAATTAGAGAGAGAGACTAGATACGCATATTGGGGGAATGGGAgtaattgttttatttcttgcttaaccattttttttatatttaaatgtttGGTTAATGTGGAATGTAGTGGAAGGGTAGGGTGTACGTGTACTgatgttaaaaaaaaaagtgtctGCAATCAGTTAAGTGTACAGTACGTGTATAATCCTAATTAAGGTCACATTAGCAACTAACTAATTATTTGTAGCTGTTTTCTCCATTCGAATGGTATGTGTTCATAATcagattaattaaatttacattAGGATAATTATTGTTCTTATGAAAGTACAGTAGATATAGAGGGAGTACAgtacaagaaaaaaaataagggATTAGGAGCATGCGTGTATTATTTTGTGAATAGAAGTACTACTTTTAGGCCGTTTTGTTTTTGAGTTGGACGGCCGGAGTTAATCGCAATACCTAAGTTTTAATGGGGAAATACGAGAAGCCAACAAAGGAACTTTGGGcagccgccgaataatcgaaaaccaAGGAACGAGATAAACGATTTTAACTAgggtgcatgcatcttatttatttacttgattcattgtgttgatttatgtgttatttaaatgctaaaggtgattccTTGCAAGCGAGACGTGATATCAAGGGAAGGGAAATAATTTCGAATTAAGGACtaaagcgaacgaggtgggatttctttttaaataagggcaatgccctaagtatatttttttgtgaaaatgatatgaatatttgtcatgccgtgttttgttttattctatggaacctatctgatgtggcttttgtcatcaatggataatctaattcgggtctgtctagggagtgtgtccctattcaggctagtgtacacctatggagatcgtgagccgtcttttgggtcggccggtctagtgacttaggatgtggccacattccttgtcatcaatggatcatatatgggagatagctatggaaaaatggttgatcaaccgaattttacaatggaaatatttttagtgtcttgggcgatttctaaagttaaaaccccaaggtcaatCAATGGtgacatgataaatactttttataaaatgttttcggcataagtccactgagtgcatcaagtactcagccctgcatttctttttaaaaatgtgcaggttgagcggtgacgagcgcggtgggtgttgagcataaaagtgaagaatgtctatcaaatgtctagaatatgttgtgtcttcatacatagcattattctactctcgaaatgcttccgttaaatattgtttcttttgagttgttgattgttgagatactctgattttatttgagcTATTCCCTTTtctttcgagctatggtcgagttgtgttgttttcccctttcttccccgcttctttaatcctccactagtcgcgatcaaccgtgttttctatccttagaaagtgcgggcgtgacaaagtggtatcagagcaagttTTCTTTCCGCTTTGGActcgagagtctttttcagtcttagccTAGACTtatttcgctagactaaaataataaataaaataaaatagaagaagataaaataataatttgcattgaaggctcaacatcccacttcgccacgctcaatcaagaaaggggtaatttatttttatgaaaaaattttatgagaaagttttcagCAAAGGAGATGAGGAGCTATGggtatgaaaacaaagtatgttttacaatgggatagaaaagctatggttatgaaaacaaagtatgttttacaatgggatagaagagctatggttatgaaaacaaagtatttTTACAATGTGATAGAGAAGCTACggttataaaataatatatatatgtgtgttttgcgATATGTCTTACAATGGGATGACTTGTCTTTTATAAAAagatttgatcaatggaaaatactgtgtttatgaattgttcgaaaatttttgagttaaaaaaaaagttttaactttttcgtttggaaaaattgagctatggaagtgtgatgatatttatgttatgaggtgcaaagtatgatgcattattctatggagtgttttatatgaatgatgaaagtttatgcgaaagtacgttttagttttgagtcaaaacttttactttaaaaatgaGATGTAGAAATTTTTGAGGAAATTgcgaaagtgtaaagaaaatttaatttcagaaGTTTTGAAGtgcgaaagtgttttgctatgagatgtgaaaatgttgtgtgtttatcttgtggTGTGAATGACGTTAATTGTGGTAGATGTTGAAATGTgagatgatgaagtatgttgcgaacataaagtgcttatgttgtaggctagattgaatacGCGTGAACCATAGtttttaagttgagataatctatcactttcccgagtgacgaaaacgaacgagaatctgaaagttaGGGGTGAACCTCTAATTTGTCAAGGCAagacgaggcaaggagatcgagagtgcgaatggaggccggtggaccatgaagctttttcttggaattgcgtgaaactttGGAGCAAGCTAGGTGCGAACCATTCGAAAGACGTaaacaaatttcgggatgaaatttttgttaagatgggtagattgtaacactccgacgatgggatcgtacgagacgctgacccaaaaatacttgcgggtttgttgattcccgacgatgggatcgtacaagatgctgacccaagcgttgaacagagtcatcgtgtccttgcagctgtatggatgacgacctacatcctcctcctcctcggccgcctcctcctcttcctcatctgaaaaatcctccctaatttggaataatccctgcgattgcccatacctcggggcggagggacgagagtatgcatccacatcaaaatagggtggttggtacgccaccggcgtcgacgagccttgggtgcccggcgtcgacgaaccggaaccggaagcacccaagacattgtacatgccccccagtcgccaaacgtgttcaagtcatagccgccggagccgccagagtttccgtcgccagacattttgagatgaaaattggagagaaaagagagatgaattaagaagaatagatgtgtgtttgtgtgtataatgagaatgaaagatgagtatttatagaataaaaaaaaaaatattaccgtagaacggtaatattaccgttttttaatttttatttatttatttattttattaaaatcgaatttaaaaataattatttattgcgttagcatgacgacgcccactcgcgggccggtgagtgggcgtcacgcctagcggcAGCACTCGCCATGTGGTGCTGGCTCGTGACGAGACATCTTGCTAACCTACCCTCCGGGCCGAGAcgcccgccgagacgagaccgagatggATGGCTGCATCGCcgtctcgctgccgtctcgtctcgaagagacgagaccgagacgggggcgagacgcgttgcggatgccctcAGAGtctactattttatttatataaaatgattaatgctactgttgaattagAACTCGAGACCAACGTCTAAAACTATTAACGTGTGTAATTAAATGGAACTCATGCCTTTGTGGACCTTTTATGTGAATTGactatttttattatgttaCTACTCCATCCAATTTTtagttattactccctccgtcccgacaAGTATGAACTACTATTTTCTTATTATTCCGTCGTTAAAAAGTACTCCCTTCATTTTCTTATAAGTTGAGCGGAATCTTTTGGTttcagagttttaaaaaaaatggtaaGTGTGTTAAGTAGatactactatataaaaaagtaagagaaagcaaatagtagagaaaataaagtatatagaatagagtagagagaataaaataagagatggtatcataaaagtaaagtaagagagaataaaaaaaactaggTACGTGCGAAAATGAAACGTCTCGTTTAGACTAAAACAAGAGAAGTATATAATAGTAAACCGAACTTGTAAACATAATTGGTTCCATTTACCTTTTTTTACCGCTTTTTTTGTGTTAGACAATCTGCCTCCTGCAAGACAAGATAGGGGGACGCCAAAAAGTCGTATAGTGCAGGAGCGCCCACATTTTTTTGCTAGATGGGATTGCGCCTTTAATTGAGgatctaaaaaatatttttcctaaAAAAATCACTTAATATCTTACCCTTTATTCGAGGAATATTCACTTTGTCAACCATTCATGCTTTTGCGCTTTGTATCGGAActtcgaattttttttctttctactttgtTCTCTGTTCCAGCAATAAAATGAAGAGTGCTGCAGCTGGCGCAGAAGACGTCGTTCATTACCTTATCAGATAGAGCTGAAAGAAAGACTCCTTTGCCCGAAGTTGGTAGAAAAAGAGCAAATAAATAAAAGGTTTTtcagaatttattttttttataaaaagagcaaataaataaaaggttttcatatatatttttttatcatttgtcAGATTCTAGTTAGTTCAATAACCTTTTAAACTGTTGTCAACAATTTATAAAGTTATTGAAATGTAGCTTTCAAACTTTCAGTCACGGCAATTTCGACATTATGGCTGTCAACTTTATTGTCAAAGTGAAAATTTAAGAATTTGGGAGCCCCGCGGCTCTTCCATCCTATTCTATTCGTCGTAAATAATTAGGTACTGATATTTATGACACATTACAAAAATAGATATAAACACACAGAAACGcaacaagaaaaataaattaactgGCTGAAATTTCTTATATAATGATAgtgttattaaaatatttaaaataatattaaaaatattaaaaaattataatatattagtagataatttgatttgttgtttggttcaatttttaaaaatcaaaccaaaccaataaataaaaatatgtactcATATTTAGAATCAAAATACATCTATAAACAGAAGTATTAGAATTAAAACTAATTTAGTattgtaattaaatttgatttcatggctttaaaaataatgaaaaataatttaaatcataaaatcaataaaattgatgATTATATCTATGGAGATTGTGTGCAAATTGAGTATAGTGTTgtaattgaaatattttatttatgaaatactattaatttaaaGGTGAAGAGATTGAAATTATAGTTAGTGCAAACTTTATATTCTACGATTTAAAATTTGGAAGATTTAGTGACAAGTGTCCCActcttaataaaaaaatcaaaataaattgtgAAGAAAAATAAGTAAACTAAAAGTAGAGAGTAAAGTTGATAAAAAAGAATTTCTCATCAGATGTTGTGGCTTGTGGggtttaattatttaaacttGGGCTTGTATTAGAAAATAGTCCaataaatagtatttcatttgtcccacaaaagatgtcatacTCATGAGATGACATGGGATTTTAGaagattttgttttgtgtgttaaatggaaagagaaaatataatttttatattaatgtaagaggaaactttttccaaaaatagaaatgtaacatcttttgtgagacaaactaaaaagaaaagtatgatatctattatgggacggagggagtataacaaaGGTGAAGGCCCAACACAAAATGAATTGAAGCCCATTTCCCAACATCTTCTTTCCTATAATTAAAGACGGCACACCAACTCTActgtaagagtgtccacaatagttaGACCAAGTACAAGGCCAAGCCACAAATTTTGTCCAGAACCACAAAAACTTGTCCAAGGCCACAAAAAAATTTATCCAGCCCAATAGTGCACAAGCCACAACCACAAAtcactttatttttaaaattgttggtatattttaattcaattagaatacaaattatcggactataaataactagaaaaaatgcataatttaataaaaaaaatttaaaaccaaatcttcgttgtattatagacaggggaaaattatacaacgaaaattttataaaaacactAAAAATAATACCTCCACCGCCTACTCGGTGGCGTCATAAGAATCTGCCACTTCTTCGCCGCCCCGTCAACCCCAGCTTTGACCTCAGCCTCTGTATGAGCTCGAATGCCCTTGGTGACCGGGTCCGACGCAGACTGGTACAAGACACTGTTCGCCTGAAGTTGCTTCATCATCTGCACCTCCAGGTTACTGCTCAACACCGAGGCCGGTGTCGCCATCACCAGGCGCGATCCAGACACAGCCGCAGCAGAGAGTTGGGAGGCGGCTCTTGAAggggggttggcagcggaagcgtgcatgaattTACCGATcatatgaatttgatctatttagcagattatttagacaaattctattcgcgtaattgtTACattatcatgctcataacttgaattaaaaacatgctttagcacataaaatccctaaaacatgcttactacggaattagccaatttacctcgtagattcaattaagaatcgatgatggcttgctccgtctccacgtgaagatcttcaatacaagacctcggatcttctgactggtgtcccggactatacgttgatatttgtgtgggcaaatctcaccaacgtactaggacacgaataatggaagacagaaactgctcacggaggaagcacaaatttcgagctctctctttctagagggtGACGAAAATTTTGTGTATTCAAAAAGTgatttctgtctcctttattctcctatttatattaagtcacacattgggcccagtcagggatctaagaaagaatttggaacagacctcacccaattagctttttactaattaaattgaacccacaatttaatataagcttatattgaaatattacgagcagccactacaaaagtaatattgcactgccttccaaatccgaaattacaagtattccgggtttcctttaattgcatttgatttatttcccgcgcttaagatagaaacattaattaattaattaatgtctgttatagacttaattaattaacatatttcgaattccaagagtggacttagcaagaaactcttatttattattcatagagtaatcaaactccaactagctaggtttcgaataataaaacctcgtttcgagctcctcttgtggatgttatcaaaagagactctcctcgcgcacgtttcaacataatagcaatcctagcacctctagataatgattaccactacccaatatacctggatcgttgggttacgaaaaacccgcacctttggtaagtcaaagtagtggatcctcaatatcgtatactcaatgctaacgtacattgattaagaaattaattttcaagacctcgtctttcagtagatagcataaagactcgtcttgctgttagatccattcagtgctataccacaccaacgtcatcttatttcaataaggtttagaaataatcggactgacattgcaacctttcgcgataggtagtctaggcctatctaggttgtgaaattcttatttttctttgtttagaactgaccgtgttaccttaaataggacgacgcccacaaccggtctactaaaacaaagacttagactttgttacgtttgcttatacatttaaatatgcaataaacaaccattaaatgtaaaacataacaacattatgacaaaaataatctgttgtatttattggaaaataaccattagagttttacagtatgcaatcactcgaaaggtgatttctagtatacaaaacccaaacaatctcccacttatactcaaaacagctttcgagtatacaaaatggtagtgcacatgtctaaatttctcccacttatactgaaagcgagttgatgtcttgaatgagtcgaactcccatcccttcaacgtggcactagaacggtttcaccgccaaagcctttgtaaaaggatctgccaggttgttctctgac
This sequence is a window from Salvia splendens isolate huo1 chromosome 14, SspV2, whole genome shotgun sequence. Protein-coding genes within it:
- the LOC121763986 gene encoding rubredoxin-like, with product MMIMSSSSTTRPSSSTLFTISAPSPPPPSPPRLLFITPTAFPKLLRRPKIITSIKSIDVSKEDKDPPAPTEDKEPEPESNLDARRFEEKFAVVNTGIYECRSCGYKYSESAGDPSYPIPPGLPFEKLPEDWRCPTCGASQSFFESKRMEIAGFEQNQQFGLGGNALTSGQKLLLIYGGLLLGFALFLSGYFLQ